TAAAAAATAATTAAATAACCTTTCACAGTCTAACGAAAACAAGCGCCATTAATTGTAAAAAAATTAAAAAGTAAAACTTTCCCTACCGAATTTGGAAAAGCAACATATCCTACAAATAAATTCATACATTTTATATGCTATTTTCAATATAGTTATTTCGCTTTTAGAAGCGATTGGGGTTAATGAAAATCAATAAGAATTGCATTTTTTATAAGTCCATCGCACATCTAAACCCTAAATTAGACGCAGAGCTATCGGAAGTATTTGAAGAACGTGCCGCAACTCTGTATCTATTGCAATAAGATTTATGGCAAAGAAAAGATCCTCCACGCATCACTTTAGTTTCTCCTTTCACCGGGCCTTTAGGATTTTCTATTGTTCCATTAATATGAAAAGTAGCGCTAAACCAATCACTACACCATTCCCATACATTGCCCGCAACATTGTAGAGTCCAAAATCATTGGGCTTAAAACTATCTACAGGTGCTGTGCCCAAAAAGCCATCCTCTAAACTATTATATTCGGGAAAAGAGCCTTGCCAAATATTACAACGATGTTCACCATCTGGTGTTAACTCATTCCCCCAAGGATACTTATTTTGGACCAAACTACCCCTTGCAGCATATTCCCATTCGGCTTCAGTAGGCAATCTTTTAGCCGCCCATTGGCAATAAGTCATAGCATCATTCCAAGACACGTGTACCACGGGGTGGTTCATTCTATCATTAATATGACTATCTGGGCCCTCCGGCTGATTCCATCTTGCACCAGGAATTACACACCACCAAGGTGCATTTGCTGCCACCTGCGGATCCGTATTTTTTATTTTTTCGGAAAGAAGTCCATCAAAAACGAATGACCATTCATATTTTTCTGCATCAGTTATATATCCTGTTGCCTGAATGAACTCCTGAAACTGTAGGTTAGTCACTGCTGTTGGGGATATATAAAAAGGCTTTAGTTTTATTGCTCTTATTGGCCCTTCTCCATCAGCAAGAAACCCTTCTTCATCTTCCGTCCCCATTAAAAAACTACCTCCCGGCAACGGTATCATATTATTATTGTTGACTGGCTTTGGCACCACATCTAATTTAGTGGGCGCTAAAGGATTTTCCGATCCACGCGAAGCTGTACAACAAGCTGGTTGATTTTTATTTTCCATTGAGATAGATAAAAGTATAAAAATGATTTAAGTGTACAAATACAATAAAGAAAATCAGATTCGATGGATGATTAATGATCAATAAAGTATCCATTCCTTATTTGCGCATAAATATAAAAATTATGCTTTACCTATAATGCATATTGACTTTTACATCACATCTGGATCCTTATAAGGCGACCAATAATTATGTGTATCTCCTCTGTAAATATATCTATTTCTGGGAAGTGGTAAGGGATCCTGCGTTCGCAACTCCCAGGCCATCATGTCCTGCAACAGTTCCATCTTTTTACTTTCATATTTTTTGTCTTGAAACAAATCATTTATTTCTCCTTTGTCTTTTGCTAGATGATACATGCGTCCATTGCCTTGCATGTCATACTCTAATTTCCATTCATCTTTTCTCAACATTCTTAATGTTCCGCTTTGGGAATAACTGTTCAGTTCGTCAAATTCATTCTTTCCTTTAGCAAGGCATCCTTCCTTATAAGGATCTAACTGATGTACACTCGTATAGTCACGTCCTCCAAAGCCTTGTTGTACTATAATACTGGAGAACTCTGCCTTTGGATAATCTTTCCCTTGCAGCAGCGGCCATAGGCTACGCCCTATAACCCCATCAGGCAATTCCTGTCCGATAATATCACAGATCGTGGGCAGTATATCTATATTGGAGACGTGGGCATTATGGGGCGCTTTGTTTTTTGATATCTTAGGGCCGTGCCAAACCATTGGAATCCGAGTTAAACATTCAGGTACCCCAGCTCCTTTTTTGATTAATCCATATTCCCCTGTATAATCCCCATGGTCGGCAACAAATAGAAAGATCGTATTTTCATACAATGCTTCCTGTTTCAAAAAATCGAAAAAACGTTTCATTTGGTCGTCGATCAATCGAAGCATTCCATAATAATTACTCCGTATTCTTGGAATATGTTTTTCATAATCACCATAACCCATTTTTTCCAGTTGATGCTGCATCTTTAGCTTCTTTCCCTTTACTTTCAAATCTGCTTCTCCTGCAGCCATTGGTGGAAGCTTATCTGGTGGAAACATTGAAAAATAGGGCTCTGCAACCTCATAAGGATTATGCGGTTCGGGAATAGAAATATAAAGAAAAAAGGGGTCTTCTTTTCCCTTTAGTGTTTTTATCCAACCGATTCCATCTGAAACAATTCTTGCAGGCTGTTCCATCTCTGCAGCAAATGGTGCAGCTTTAAAATCTGCATAAAAATGCGTACCGCGTAAGTATTTATTTACCTCTTTAAGCTGAGGGTCATCTACCTGAGGTTCTCCAAGATGAGAATATGTTTTGAAATAATCAAATTTCTCCGGATGTAAATGCATAAAGGAATGTTCCGTTTTACCTACAATACCCGTCTTATATTTTTGTTCATTCAATACATCAATAAGACTTTTGGAATAGGTCGCATCTTGTATATTCCAATTGGACCTTACACGCGTCGCATTGGGTGTGCGGCCTGTTAACATAGCCGTCCGACTGGGAACACAGGCAGGAAAAGCACAATAAGACTTGTCAAACCATGTACCATTCTCCGCCAAGCTATCTATAAAAGGCATCGTGTCCAACCCAAAACCTTCTCGCTTACAGGCATCGGCACGTAGTTGGTCACATAAGACCAAGACAATATTGGGCTTCTTTTGCGGAGCACTATATTTAGAAAAGGATTTTAGCCCTTTTGGAACAAACGGTGTCAACCCTAAAATACCTAAACGCTCTAATGCAGCTTTGCGCGTAATATTATCCATGATATTTTTAGTTTATTTTCAATCTAAGGAACATTAGGATATTTTAAATCATTAGGAAATCTTGCGATTAGCATCTACTATCTTACCCTAAATACTTAACGAAGGAGCGCTGTTGCACACCATAACAAAGGAGCCTGGCCGTGTAAGTCGCCAGTATTCTTTTTTCTATTGAGGTAATACTGCCGGTCATTTTTCTTATTGGTTCCTTCGCATACGTTACGAATATTATTATTATCGATATAACTAATCAATGCCAACCAAGCTTTTCTAGCGGCCGGCCCATAGGTATCCTTATCAAGCCAGCCTTCTTTTACACCTGTTATGAATGCATAGGTAAACATACCAGTAGCAGAAGTCTCCTCCCAAGCAGTAGCATCATCAACCAACTGCCGCCACATGCCAGTAGGCGCCTGATATTTTAATAAAGCTTGCATCATCGAGCGATACCCCTTTAGAATTCTTGGACGGTCGGGAGAATTTTTAGGTAAGACTCGAAGCATTTCTGTCATACCAACAGCCATCCATCCATTACCTCGCCCCCAGAAAAAGGGTACATCCGGGGCGTGATAAAATAGACCGTTAGGTTGTTGTAATGAATCTAGATAATGTGTCATTTCTTTAGCCGCACGATGAAGATATATCTTCTTACCTGTTGTGAGATATGCCTGAGTCTGAAGCGAAGTAATCATATACATATCATCAATCCACATACGGGTTTCCCAAGAAAAGCCTTTTTTATAATAATAGTAAGAAGTTGGCGTAGCCTTTTTGCCAAAGGGCTTTCCCCATTGCTTGTCTGCATATGAAGTTGCCAGATTCAGATATTTTTTATCATGCGTCTGTCTGTAAAGTGCAAATGGGACAATACCAAATACCGCAAAATCTACATGATCCGGAACAGGCAGCATGCTTGCCCTATTCCCTTCAAGGGGTTGAAAGGCATCCGCTAATTCTTGCTGTAAAGTTTTGTCTTTAGTTATGGCAGCAAATTCTAAGGAGCCAAACCAAGTAATAGTTACCGGATAATGAACATAATGTGGCGGTTTATCTTGAATCAAAAAACTGTTCAATGTACCAACAAAGTGATCGGCAATTCGTTTACCAATCTCTTGAGGAGAATCTCCTTTGGGGAAATTTTTCAAATAGTCCCTACTTTTTTGGGCAGGTAACTGTGTAAAAGCAAAGCAGCATATTATTACTGACAACTCTATAATTCTTTTTTTTCGCATAAGAATCATTATTTTAACTTTTGTAAATTATAATACTTCGTGAACAACCTATTTTCAAATCTTTATTTTGTAAGCTATGGACAACT
The Arachidicoccus soli DNA segment above includes these coding regions:
- a CDS encoding sulfatase family protein; translation: MDNITRKAALERLGILGLTPFVPKGLKSFSKYSAPQKKPNIVLVLCDQLRADACKREGFGLDTMPFIDSLAENGTWFDKSYCAFPACVPSRTAMLTGRTPNATRVRSNWNIQDATYSKSLIDVLNEQKYKTGIVGKTEHSFMHLHPEKFDYFKTYSHLGEPQVDDPQLKEVNKYLRGTHFYADFKAAPFAAEMEQPARIVSDGIGWIKTLKGKEDPFFLYISIPEPHNPYEVAEPYFSMFPPDKLPPMAAGEADLKVKGKKLKMQHQLEKMGYGDYEKHIPRIRSNYYGMLRLIDDQMKRFFDFLKQEALYENTIFLFVADHGDYTGEYGLIKKGAGVPECLTRIPMVWHGPKISKNKAPHNAHVSNIDILPTICDIIGQELPDGVIGRSLWPLLQGKDYPKAEFSSIIVQQGFGGRDYTSVHQLDPYKEGCLAKGKNEFDELNSYSQSGTLRMLRKDEWKLEYDMQGNGRMYHLAKDKGEINDLFQDKKYESKKMELLQDMMAWELRTQDPLPLPRNRYIYRGDTHNYWSPYKDPDVM
- a CDS encoding glycoside hydrolase family 88/105 protein, with amino-acid sequence MRKKRIIELSVIICCFAFTQLPAQKSRDYLKNFPKGDSPQEIGKRIADHFVGTLNSFLIQDKPPHYVHYPVTITWFGSLEFAAITKDKTLQQELADAFQPLEGNRASMLPVPDHVDFAVFGIVPFALYRQTHDKKYLNLATSYADKQWGKPFGKKATPTSYYYYKKGFSWETRMWIDDMYMITSLQTQAYLTTGKKIYLHRAAKEMTHYLDSLQQPNGLFYHAPDVPFFWGRGNGWMAVGMTEMLRVLPKNSPDRPRILKGYRSMMQALLKYQAPTGMWRQLVDDATAWEETSATGMFTYAFITGVKEGWLDKDTYGPAARKAWLALISYIDNNNIRNVCEGTNKKNDRQYYLNRKKNTGDLHGQAPLLWCATALLR
- a CDS encoding formylglycine-generating enzyme family protein; the protein is MENKNQPACCTASRGSENPLAPTKLDVVPKPVNNNNMIPLPGGSFLMGTEDEEGFLADGEGPIRAIKLKPFYISPTAVTNLQFQEFIQATGYITDAEKYEWSFVFDGLLSEKIKNTDPQVAANAPWWCVIPGARWNQPEGPDSHINDRMNHPVVHVSWNDAMTYCQWAAKRLPTEAEWEYAARGSLVQNKYPWGNELTPDGEHRCNIWQGSFPEYNSLEDGFLGTAPVDSFKPNDFGLYNVAGNVWEWCSDWFSATFHINGTIENPKGPVKGETKVMRGGSFLCHKSYCNRYRVAARSSNTSDSSASNLGFRCAMDL